A section of the Castanea sativa cultivar Marrone di Chiusa Pesio chromosome 12, ASM4071231v1 genome encodes:
- the LOC142619455 gene encoding uncharacterized protein LOC142619455 codes for MWNRIWQLHTPPKVRNFVWRACSDILPTRTNLYRRKVPVDPACGICQQHDETVAHALWSCPMARNVWALVTGKLQKRSSEVKDFYVLVRGLMAELSPKEMEVCATVSWSIWNARIRYLFDKKQTQPCDILRGAMSLLQDYQRLCQ; via the coding sequence atgtGGAATCGTATTTGGCAGCTACACACACCCCCTAAGGTGCGGAACTTTGTTTGGCGAGCATGCTCTGACATCCTCCCCACCCGCACAAATCTCTATCGTAGGAAAGTGCCTGTAGACCCAGCCTGTGGAATATGCCAACAACACGATGAGACGGTGGCCCATGCATTGTGGAGCTGCCCTATGGCTAGGAACGTGTGGGCGTTGGTGACAGGCAAGCTACAGAAGCGTAGTTCAGAGGTAAAGGACTTCTATGTACTGGTGAGAGGATTGATGGCTGAGCTCTCGCCTAAAGAAATGGAGGTATGCGCTACAGTTTCATGGTCCATATGGAATGCCAGAATTAGGTACCTCTTTGACAAAAAACAAACTCAACCGTGCGATATCTTGCGAGGTGCGATGTCCCTGCTACAAGACTACCAACGCCTCTGTCAATGA